Proteins encoded by one window of Psychromonas sp. L1A2:
- a CDS encoding SHOCT domain-containing protein has product MQKLTDIGENFVNDIASRYGLSHDAVLHMLVAVNNGGCSMAQFNCPELGGSGQWMRGGMTMVGDMFNNGLKTTVDNICNELSNILSNNQIFPMIPAGTPGSNQWWPVNLGTPFSSGAQNNSRYAVFPNRLAVELNGQVSVYDTLNHNIGGVSQQQGSNDSLSFSSQFGTLSVNSLPLVSGQAMPPAPQTNFVQQDNFTEKNTAPEFVPNQPNVNETITNNSNTETTNQTLEIIAKLAELRDLGALTDDEYNSKKSDLLQRI; this is encoded by the coding sequence ATGCAAAAGCTAACAGATATTGGTGAAAATTTCGTCAATGATATAGCGTCACGTTATGGCTTAAGCCACGATGCAGTCCTCCACATGTTAGTTGCTGTGAATAATGGAGGTTGCTCCATGGCACAATTTAACTGCCCTGAACTAGGCGGTTCTGGCCAATGGATGCGTGGCGGTATGACAATGGTTGGCGATATGTTTAATAATGGTCTGAAAACGACGGTTGATAACATATGTAATGAACTATCAAACATACTCAGTAATAACCAAATATTTCCAATGATTCCAGCGGGTACACCCGGCAGTAATCAATGGTGGCCAGTTAATTTAGGCACTCCATTCAGTAGTGGTGCACAGAATAATAGTCGTTATGCTGTTTTTCCTAATCGATTAGCTGTTGAATTAAATGGACAAGTTTCTGTATATGACACACTAAACCATAATATTGGCGGTGTAAGTCAACAGCAAGGTAGTAATGATTCTCTCAGCTTTAGTAGTCAATTTGGCACACTGAGCGTAAATAGTTTACCTTTAGTTTCAGGCCAAGCAATGCCTCCTGCGCCGCAAACTAACTTTGTACAACAAGATAACTTTACAGAAAAAAATACGGCACCTGAGTTTGTTCCAAATCAACCGAATGTAAATGAAACGATTACAAATAATTCGAATACTGAAACAACAAACCAAACACTAGAAATTATAGCAAAATTAGCTGAGCTACGTGATTTAGGTGCGCTGACAGATGATGAATATAATAGTAAGAAATCTGATTTATTACAGCGAATTTAG